The following are from one region of the Juglans regia cultivar Chandler chromosome 10, Walnut 2.0, whole genome shotgun sequence genome:
- the LOC108995818 gene encoding 1-aminocyclopropane-1-carboxylate oxidase 3-like, protein MENFPVINLEKLNGEERGATMEKIKDACENWGFFELLNHGISHELMDAVETSTKKHYKKCMEQRFKQLMASKGLEGVQAEVHDMDWESTFHLRHLPYSNISEIPDLQDDYRNIMKEFAVKLGKLAEELLELLDENLGLEKGYLKKAMCGSKGPSFGTKVSNYPPCPKPELIKGLRAHTDAGGIILLFQDDKVSGLQLLKDGHWIDVPPMRHSIVINLGDQLEVITNGKYKSVLHRVIARTDGNRMSIASFYNPGSDAVICPAPALVQKEGDDEEKNHVYPKFVFDDYMKLYAGLKFQPKEPRFEAMRATGGLGPIAIA, encoded by the exons atggagaactTCCCAGTGATAAACTTGGAGAAGCTAAACGGTGAGGAGAGAGGAGCAACCATGGAGAAGATCAAAGATGCATGCGAAAACTGGGGTTTCTTTGAG TTGCTTAATCATGGCATATCCCACGAGTTAATGGACGCTGTGGAGACGTCGACAAAGAAGCACTACAAGAAGTGCATGGAGCAAAGGTTCAAGCAACTGATGGCAAGCAAGGGTCTAGAGGGTGTTCAGGCTGAGGTCCATGACATGGATTGGGAGAGCACCTTCCACTTACGCCATCTCCCCTACTCCAATATCTCTGAGATTCCAGACCTCCAAGATGATTACAG GAACATCATGAAGGAATTTGCTGTGAAGTTGGGAAAACTGGCAGAGGAACTCCTAGAGCTGTTAGATGAGAATCTTGGACTAGAGAAAGGTTACCTCAAAAAGGCAATGTGTGGATCAAAAGGTCCAAGTTTTGGAACCAAGGTTAGCAACTACCCTCCATGCCCAAAGCCAGAGCTGATCAAGGGTCTCCGTGCCCACACCGATGCTGGTGGCATTATCCTTCTCTTCCAGGATGACAAGGTCAGCGGTCTCCAGCTTCTCAAAGATGGTCACTGGATTGACGTGCCTCCTATGCGCCACTCCATTGTCATCAACCTTGGTGACCAGCTCGAG GTCATCACCAATGGGAAGTACAAGAGTGTGCTGCACAGAGTGATAGCCCGAACTGATGGGAATAGAATGTCAATAGCTTCATTCTACAACCCTGGCAGTGATGCTGTAATTTGTCCAGCACCAGCACTGGTACAGAAAGAGGGAGATGATGAGGAGAAGAACCATGTTTACCCAAAATTCGTGTTTGACGACTACATGAAGCTGTATGCTGGCCTCAAGTTCCAGCCCAAGGAGCCAAGATTTGAAGCCATGAGGGCAACAGGTGGCTTGGGTCCAATTGCAATAGCTTGA